Proteins co-encoded in one Hypanus sabinus isolate sHypSab1 chromosome 6, sHypSab1.hap1, whole genome shotgun sequence genomic window:
- the gatad1 gene encoding GATA zinc finger domain-containing protein 1 isoform X1 yields the protein MPLGLKPSCSVCKANSSAMWRKSSQGDIVCNNCAGKSPGPGSASAPGVAPPAQQSNGGGKQAKQEIHRRSARLRNTKYRSMPPTEKKVSTKGKGRRHIFKLKNPIKAPESVSTIITSESIFYGGIYYQVGDVVSVVDEDDEKIYYAQIRGFVQDQYCEKSAVITWLIPTQASSREQFDASTYILGPEEDLPRKMEHFEFVCHAPSEYFKSRSTPFPVIPTRPEKGYIWTRVGPTPAIAVRESIANCL from the exons ATGCCGCTGGGTTTAAAGCCATCGTGCAGCGTATGCAAGGCCAACTCGTCGGCCATGTGGAGGAAGAGCAGCCAGGGTGACATCGTCTGCAACAACTGCGCCGGGAAAAGCCCCGGGCCCGGCTCGGCCTCAGCACCTGGAGTGGCTCCGCCAGCGCAGCAGAGCAACGGCGGTGGGAAGCAG GCAAAGCAAGAAATTCACAGACGATCTGCAAGGTTGCGGAACACAAAATACAGGTCTATGCCTCCCACTGAGAAAAAAGTTTCTACCAAAGGAAAGGGCCGTAGGCATATATTCAAATTAAAAAAT CCAATTAAAGCACCAGAGTCTGTATCTACAATAATCACATCTGAATCTATTTTCTATGGG GGTATATATTACCAGGTTGGAGACGTAGTCTCTGTAGTGGACGAGGATGATGAAAAGATTTACTATGCCCAGATAAGAGGGTTTGTACAAGATCAATATTGTGAAAAGAGTGCAGTGATTACGTGGCTCATTCCAACTCAGGCAAGCTCTAGGGAACAGTTTGACGCATCAACTTATATACTTG GACCAGAAGAAGACTTGCCAAGAAAAATGGAACATTTTGAGTTTGTCTGCCACGCACCTTCTGAATACTTCAAATCACGATCTACTCCTTTTCCAGTTATTCCAACCAGACCTGAGAAAGGGTATATCTGGACCCGTGTTGGACCAACTCCTGCAATAGCCGTGAGGGAATCGATTGCAAACTGTTTATAG
- the gatad1 gene encoding GATA zinc finger domain-containing protein 1 isoform X2, with the protein MPLGLKPSCSVCKANSSAMWRKSSQGDIVCNNCAGKSPGPGSASAPGVAPPAQQSNGGGKQAKQEIHRRSARLRNTKYRSMPPTEKKVSTKGKGRRHIFKLKNPIKAPESVSTIITSESIFYGGIYYQVGDVVSVVDEDDEKIYYAQIRGFVQDQYCEKSAVITWLIPTQASSREQFDASTYILGYMPTYCYNFRTRRRLAKKNGTF; encoded by the exons ATGCCGCTGGGTTTAAAGCCATCGTGCAGCGTATGCAAGGCCAACTCGTCGGCCATGTGGAGGAAGAGCAGCCAGGGTGACATCGTCTGCAACAACTGCGCCGGGAAAAGCCCCGGGCCCGGCTCGGCCTCAGCACCTGGAGTGGCTCCGCCAGCGCAGCAGAGCAACGGCGGTGGGAAGCAG GCAAAGCAAGAAATTCACAGACGATCTGCAAGGTTGCGGAACACAAAATACAGGTCTATGCCTCCCACTGAGAAAAAAGTTTCTACCAAAGGAAAGGGCCGTAGGCATATATTCAAATTAAAAAAT CCAATTAAAGCACCAGAGTCTGTATCTACAATAATCACATCTGAATCTATTTTCTATGGG GGTATATATTACCAGGTTGGAGACGTAGTCTCTGTAGTGGACGAGGATGATGAAAAGATTTACTATGCCCAGATAAGAGGGTTTGTACAAGATCAATATTGTGAAAAGAGTGCAGTGATTACGTGGCTCATTCCAACTCAGGCAAGCTCTAGGGAACAGTTTGACGCATCAACTTATATACTTG GGTATATGCCAACATATTGTTATAATTTTAGGACCAGAAGAAGACTTGCCAAGAAAAATGGAACATTTTGA